One stretch of Juglans microcarpa x Juglans regia isolate MS1-56 chromosome 3D, Jm3101_v1.0, whole genome shotgun sequence DNA includes these proteins:
- the LOC121255502 gene encoding NAC domain-containing protein 104 isoform X2 → MGDNNVNLPPGFRFYPTDEELVVHFLHRKATLLPCHPDVIPDLDLYPYDPWELDGKALAEGNKWYFYSRKTQNRATSNGYWKAMGMEDPVNNSAGKKVGMKKYLVFYVGEAPSGIKTNWTMQEYRLSDSAASTSTSTRSSKRSGHSKIDYSNWVICRVYERDDQDHDDGTELSCLDEVFLSLDDLDEISLPN, encoded by the exons ATGGGAGATAACAATGTTAACCTACCCCCTGGTTTCCGATTTTACCCTACAGATGAAGAGCTCGTGGTTCATTTTCTTCATCGTAAGGCCACTCTCTTACCTTGCCACCCGGATGTCATTCCCGATCTTGATCTTTATCCATATGATCCTTGGGAACTCGACG GCAAAGCTTTGGCAGAGGGTAACAAGTGGTACTTCTATAGCCGGAAGACGCAAAACAGAGCTACAAGTAACGGTTATTGGAAAGCTATGGGCATGGAGGATCCGGTCAACAACAGCGCCGGCAAGAAGGTGGgaatgaagaaatatttggtGTTTTACGTCGGAGAAGCTCCATCCGGCATCAAAACCAACTGGACAATGCAAGAATATCGTCTCTCAGATTCGGCTGCCTCCACCAGCACTAGTACTAGATCATCCAAAAGAAGTGGGCATTCAAAAATA GATTATAGTAACTGGGTAATATGCCGAGTGTATGAGCGTGATGATCAAGATCATGACGACGGGACAGAGCTCTCGTGCTTGGACGAAGTTTTCTTGTCATTGGATGATCTTGATGAG ATTAGTTTGCCAAATTAA
- the LOC121255502 gene encoding NAC domain-containing protein 104 isoform X1 translates to MGDNNVNLPPGFRFYPTDEELVVHFLHRKATLLPCHPDVIPDLDLYPYDPWELDGKALAEGNKWYFYSRKTQNRATSNGYWKAMGMEDPVNNSAGKKVGMKKYLVFYVGEAPSGIKTNWTMQEYRLSDSAASTSTSTRSSKRSGHSKIDYSNWVICRVYERDDQDHDDGTELSCLDEVFLSLDDLDEISLPN, encoded by the exons ATGGGAGATAACAATGTTAACCTACCCCCTGGTTTCCGATTTTACCCTACAGATGAAGAGCTCGTGGTTCATTTTCTTCATCGTAAGGCCACTCTCTTACCTTGCCACCCGGATGTCATTCCCGATCTTGATCTTTATCCATATGATCCTTGGGAACTCGACG GCAAAGCTTTGGCAGAGGGTAACAAGTGGTACTTCTATAGCCGGAAGACGCAAAACAGAGCTACAAGTAACGGTTATTGGAAAGCTATGGGCATGGAGGATCCGGTCAACAACAGCGCCGGCAAGAAGGTGGgaatgaagaaatatttggtGTTTTACGTCGGAGAAGCTCCATCCGGCATCAAAACCAACTGGACAATGCAAGAATATCGTCTCTCAGATTCGGCTGCCTCCACCAGCACTAGTACTAGATCATCCAAAAGAAGTGGGCATTCAAAAATA GATTATAGTAACTGGGTAATATGCCGAGTGTATGAGCGTGATGATCAAGATCATGACGACGGGACAGAGCTCTCGTGCTTGGACGAAGTTTTCTTGTCATTGGATGATCTTGATGAGATTAGTTTGCCAAATTAA
- the LOC121255502 gene encoding NAC domain-containing protein 104 isoform X3, with amino-acid sequence MGDNNVNLPPGFRFYPTDEELVVHFLHRKALAEGNKWYFYSRKTQNRATSNGYWKAMGMEDPVNNSAGKKVGMKKYLVFYVGEAPSGIKTNWTMQEYRLSDSAASTSTSTRSSKRSGHSKIDYSNWVICRVYERDDQDHDDGTELSCLDEVFLSLDDLDEISLPN; translated from the exons ATGGGAGATAACAATGTTAACCTACCCCCTGGTTTCCGATTTTACCCTACAGATGAAGAGCTCGTGGTTCATTTTCTTCATC GCAAAGCTTTGGCAGAGGGTAACAAGTGGTACTTCTATAGCCGGAAGACGCAAAACAGAGCTACAAGTAACGGTTATTGGAAAGCTATGGGCATGGAGGATCCGGTCAACAACAGCGCCGGCAAGAAGGTGGgaatgaagaaatatttggtGTTTTACGTCGGAGAAGCTCCATCCGGCATCAAAACCAACTGGACAATGCAAGAATATCGTCTCTCAGATTCGGCTGCCTCCACCAGCACTAGTACTAGATCATCCAAAAGAAGTGGGCATTCAAAAATA GATTATAGTAACTGGGTAATATGCCGAGTGTATGAGCGTGATGATCAAGATCATGACGACGGGACAGAGCTCTCGTGCTTGGACGAAGTTTTCTTGTCATTGGATGATCTTGATGAGATTAGTTTGCCAAATTAA